A part of Fimbriiglobus ruber genomic DNA contains:
- a CDS encoding NAD(P)/FAD-dependent oxidoreductase has protein sequence MTRYDCDLAILGSGFGGTLLAIIAQRLGYSVVLLERGAHPRFAIGESSTPLADFKLAAIADRFGLDWLRPFAKYGSWKAHYPKVERGLKRGFSFFCHEPDRVYSPDPDNANALLVAANPNDASADTHWFRADFDAHLVNKAVELGIPHIDRLEVHSIKHGDRGWDVEGSRADGSIQVHAGLLVDASGTGQALSAVLGLEQVPPSTFRAHSRALYSHFTGVERWHDVLESTHGPSATTGHPFPCDAAALHQIIDGGWMWILRFDSGVTSAGFSLDPDRHPIRPGESPEAEWARLLAAYPSLARQFADAVPVRPFTRTGRLQRRLSQASGPDWALLPHTAGFLDAWLSPGIAQTLFAVNRLGRILAEDRTGPGRQRRLIEYGRSVLRELAWVDEITGNCFANFDRFPVMTTVSMLYFAAAIYCEERERRGEAGPDDAFLLADDPTYREIAAHVFRQAATVTAVEAEGFMKEVRDELGAYNLGGLCDPGRRNMYPYTGSLPPSGS, from the coding sequence GTGACGCGGTACGATTGCGACCTCGCGATCCTCGGCTCGGGCTTCGGCGGCACCCTCCTGGCGATCATCGCCCAGCGCCTCGGCTACTCGGTCGTCCTGTTGGAGCGCGGCGCCCACCCGCGATTCGCCATCGGCGAATCGTCCACCCCGCTCGCCGATTTCAAGCTGGCCGCCATCGCCGACCGTTTCGGCCTCGACTGGCTCCGCCCGTTCGCCAAGTACGGCTCTTGGAAAGCCCACTACCCCAAGGTGGAGCGCGGCCTCAAGCGCGGGTTCAGCTTCTTCTGCCACGAGCCGGATCGGGTCTATTCACCCGACCCCGACAATGCGAACGCTCTCCTGGTCGCGGCCAACCCCAACGATGCGTCGGCGGACACACACTGGTTCCGGGCCGACTTCGACGCCCACCTCGTTAACAAGGCGGTCGAACTCGGCATCCCGCACATCGACCGACTCGAAGTCCACTCGATCAAGCACGGCGACCGCGGCTGGGACGTAGAAGGCAGCCGGGCGGACGGGTCGATCCAGGTCCACGCCGGCCTTCTGGTCGACGCCAGCGGGACCGGCCAGGCGTTGAGCGCGGTTCTGGGGCTGGAGCAGGTTCCGCCGTCCACCTTTCGCGCCCACTCCCGCGCCCTTTACAGCCACTTCACCGGCGTTGAGCGCTGGCACGACGTTCTGGAATCGACACACGGCCCGTCGGCCACGACCGGCCACCCGTTCCCATGCGACGCCGCGGCCCTGCACCAGATCATTGACGGCGGCTGGATGTGGATTCTCCGCTTCGACAGCGGCGTCACCAGCGCCGGCTTCTCGCTCGACCCGGACCGGCACCCGATCCGCCCGGGCGAGTCGCCGGAAGCCGAGTGGGCCCGGCTGTTGGCCGCGTACCCGTCGCTGGCCCGCCAGTTCGCGGACGCGGTCCCGGTCCGGCCGTTCACGCGGACGGGCCGACTCCAGCGCCGCCTCTCCCAGGCGTCCGGCCCCGACTGGGCGCTGCTCCCGCACACGGCCGGCTTCCTCGACGCCTGGCTGAGCCCCGGCATCGCCCAGACGCTGTTCGCGGTCAACCGCCTGGGCCGCATCCTGGCCGAAGATCGCACCGGCCCCGGCCGCCAGCGCCGACTGATCGAATACGGCCGGTCGGTGTTGCGCGAGCTGGCCTGGGTGGACGAAATCACCGGCAACTGCTTCGCCAACTTCGACCGCTTCCCCGTGATGACGACGGTCTCGATGCTCTACTTCGCCGCGGCGATTTACTGTGAGGAACGTGAGCGCCGCGGCGAAGCCGGCCCCGACGACGCCTTCCTGTTGGCCGACGACCCGACCTACCGGGAGATCGCCGCCCACGTTTTCCGTCAGGCGGCCACCGTCACCGCGGTCGAAGCGGAAGGGTTTATGAAAGAGGTCAGGGATGAGTTGGGGGCTTACAACCTGGGCGGGTTGTGTGATCCAGGGCGGCGGAATATGTACCCGTACACGGGGAGTTTGCCGCCCAGTGGCAGTTAA
- a CDS encoding radical SAM protein: MSPDPLSLDEWIVTSRPPRNPLPADRPYAYMVEPECAADGRLVDVATLFLTNKECPFRCLMCDLWKNTLAESVAPGQIPEQIRWALAQLPPAQHIKLYNAGSFFDRKAIPVADYTEIARLVAGFERVIVECHPKLVGRSCWEFRDLLAGEFEVAMGLETAHPEVLRRLNKSMTLEDFAQAARNLQRERIASRAFIIVRPPYLSDAEGVEWACRSLDFAFSVGVGCCCLIPTRGGNGVMEELARQGEFAPPSLDAMERAMDYGLSLKAGRVFIDLWDIEKVSPDAPDRAARIARLARMNLSQKLEPAVRGES, encoded by the coding sequence ATGTCGCCGGACCCGCTATCTCTGGATGAATGGATCGTCACCAGTCGGCCGCCGCGCAACCCGCTCCCGGCGGACCGGCCGTACGCCTACATGGTCGAGCCCGAGTGCGCGGCCGACGGGCGACTGGTGGACGTGGCCACACTCTTCCTGACCAACAAGGAGTGCCCATTCCGCTGCCTGATGTGCGACCTGTGGAAGAACACCCTGGCTGAGTCCGTCGCCCCGGGCCAGATCCCAGAACAGATCCGCTGGGCACTGGCACAGCTTCCGCCCGCCCAGCACATCAAGCTGTACAACGCGGGCAGTTTCTTCGACCGGAAGGCGATCCCAGTGGCCGATTACACCGAGATCGCTCGACTGGTCGCCGGGTTCGAGCGGGTGATCGTCGAATGCCACCCGAAGCTCGTGGGCCGGTCGTGTTGGGAATTCCGCGACCTGTTGGCGGGCGAGTTTGAAGTCGCGATGGGGCTGGAGACCGCCCACCCCGAGGTTCTCCGTCGGCTGAACAAGAGCATGACCCTGGAGGACTTCGCACAGGCCGCCCGTAACCTCCAGAGAGAACGAATCGCGTCCCGGGCCTTCATCATCGTCCGGCCGCCCTACCTGTCGGACGCGGAAGGGGTCGAGTGGGCGTGCCGGTCGCTGGACTTCGCGTTCTCTGTTGGGGTCGGCTGTTGCTGCCTCATCCCGACTCGCGGGGGCAACGGGGTGATGGAAGAACTCGCGCGGCAAGGAGAGTTCGCCCCCCCGTCGCTCGACGCGATGGAGCGGGCGATGGACTACGGCCTGTCGCTCAAGGCCGGCCGTGTCTTCATCGACCTGTGGGACATCGAGAAGGTCTCGCCCGACGCGCCAGACCGGGCCGCCCGCATAGCCAGGTTGGCACGCATGAACCTGTCCCAGAAGCTCGAACCGGCCGTGCGAGGTGAATCGTGA
- a CDS encoding asparagine synthetase B family protein, translating into MQTSIPVSRLIDLTDPAGNRIFNMTVDEARAVVASGDADAVRRIDGEFALVGQQGKSILLARTIGRLMRYFIAKWRDGPILIVADRIDAICDQLKVLGLDGQFHPSYTRMVPAHHVVRIELVGCPDPNPTYTRFFAPTRNSQPADVATIGERYIGAAYNEIVRWLDRIDPREPVGVCFSGGIDSGAVFLLTYHAILRRGESPARLKAFTLAIDGDSPDLEQGREFLRRLGLELFLEPITVNRDAVRIEDAVRVIEDYKPLDVQSGAMALALCRGIRARYPEWKCLLDGDGGDENLKDYPIEDNPELTIRSVLNNLMLYQEGWGVQAIKHSLTYSGGQSRGYARTYAPLAATGFSGLSPFVCPAVIAVAEGIPFIELTNWDHDRLYDLKGQVVAAGVKAVTGLDMPVFPKRRFQHGAAGRPASLFPSTPDEYRRIFEKAYVAGPAISG; encoded by the coding sequence ATGCAGACATCCATCCCCGTGTCGCGCCTGATCGACCTGACCGACCCGGCCGGCAACCGCATTTTTAACATGACGGTCGACGAGGCCCGGGCGGTTGTCGCCAGCGGCGACGCCGACGCCGTGCGACGGATCGACGGCGAGTTCGCCCTCGTCGGCCAACAGGGCAAGAGCATTCTGCTCGCCCGCACCATCGGCCGGCTGATGCGATACTTCATCGCCAAGTGGCGGGACGGGCCGATCCTGATCGTGGCCGACCGCATCGACGCCATCTGTGATCAACTCAAGGTTCTCGGTCTCGACGGCCAGTTTCACCCGTCGTACACCCGCATGGTGCCCGCGCACCACGTCGTGCGGATCGAACTCGTCGGCTGCCCCGACCCAAACCCGACGTACACGCGGTTCTTCGCCCCGACCCGGAACAGCCAGCCGGCGGACGTGGCCACGATCGGCGAGCGCTACATCGGTGCCGCCTACAACGAGATCGTCCGCTGGCTCGACCGCATCGACCCGCGCGAGCCCGTCGGCGTCTGCTTCTCGGGCGGGATCGACAGCGGAGCAGTCTTTCTTCTGACCTACCACGCGATCCTCCGCCGCGGCGAGAGCCCCGCCCGGCTGAAGGCGTTCACCCTCGCCATCGACGGCGACAGCCCCGACCTCGAACAAGGGCGTGAATTCCTCCGCCGGCTGGGGCTCGAACTGTTTCTGGAACCGATTACGGTGAACCGCGACGCGGTGCGGATCGAGGACGCCGTCCGCGTGATCGAGGATTACAAGCCGCTCGACGTACAATCCGGGGCGATGGCGCTCGCCCTCTGCCGCGGCATCCGCGCCCGTTACCCCGAATGGAAATGCCTGCTCGACGGCGACGGCGGCGACGAGAACCTGAAGGATTACCCGATCGAGGATAACCCCGAGCTAACCATCCGGAGCGTGCTGAACAACCTGATGCTCTACCAGGAAGGCTGGGGCGTGCAGGCCATCAAGCACTCGCTGACGTATTCCGGCGGCCAGAGCCGCGGGTACGCCCGGACGTATGCCCCGCTCGCGGCGACCGGGTTCAGCGGGCTCAGCCCGTTCGTCTGCCCGGCGGTGATCGCGGTGGCCGAGGGCATCCCGTTCATCGAACTGACCAACTGGGACCACGACCGCCTGTACGACCTCAAGGGGCAGGTCGTCGCCGCGGGCGTGAAAGCGGTAACGGGGCTGGACATGCCGGTCTTCCCGAAGCGTCGCTTCCAGCACGGCGCGGCCGGCCGGCCCGCGTCGCTGTTCCCGTCGACCCCGGACGAATACCGCCGCATCTTCGAGAAGGCTTATGTCGCCGGACCCGCTATCTCTGGATGA
- a CDS encoding ABC transporter substrate-binding protein encodes MLGTHARSVRRAFFAAGILAAAVALAAPIGCGRNQNAAAPAPGEPTKVKVAYLGLTCEAPIFVAHEKGLFKEENLDVELVKTDWDGLREGLASGQFDANHTLIMYLLKAIEKNSDIKITGGIHTGCLRLQVGVKSEIKSPAELKGKKIGVPTHIGSPPYMFASRVLAANGIDPSQEAKQVTWLAFPPDALAKAIEDGRIDAVATSDPIGTILVGKGIVRTIADQATDAPYSEEYCCATVVSGQLVKKNPGAAAAVTRAMLKASKWVEANPKASAEMAVEKKYIAASAEINAQALSHLRYIPGVAKCQRSIESAAAEMKKAKLLNEATDPVALSKRAWVDLEGVTDERVLAMKVERIEGGGRPALLAPREFAALFDMRKLCCGCCCLGE; translated from the coding sequence ATGCTCGGTACACACGCCCGGTCCGTTCGCCGGGCCTTCTTTGCGGCCGGCATCCTCGCCGCCGCGGTCGCGTTGGCCGCGCCGATCGGCTGCGGTCGCAACCAAAACGCCGCGGCGCCCGCCCCGGGCGAGCCGACCAAGGTCAAGGTCGCCTACCTCGGGCTCACCTGCGAGGCGCCCATCTTCGTCGCCCACGAGAAGGGGCTGTTCAAGGAAGAGAACCTGGACGTCGAGCTGGTCAAGACGGACTGGGACGGGCTGCGGGAAGGGCTCGCGAGTGGGCAGTTCGACGCCAACCACACCCTCATCATGTATTTGTTGAAGGCGATCGAAAAGAACAGCGACATCAAGATTACGGGCGGCATCCACACCGGCTGCCTGCGGCTCCAGGTCGGCGTGAAATCCGAAATCAAGTCGCCCGCCGAGTTGAAGGGGAAGAAGATCGGCGTGCCGACCCACATCGGCAGCCCGCCGTACATGTTCGCCAGCCGGGTGCTGGCGGCCAACGGGATCGACCCGTCGCAGGAAGCCAAGCAAGTGACCTGGCTGGCGTTCCCGCCGGACGCGCTCGCCAAGGCGATCGAGGACGGCCGCATCGACGCCGTGGCCACGTCCGACCCGATCGGCACCATCCTGGTCGGCAAGGGAATCGTCCGGACCATCGCCGACCAGGCGACGGACGCCCCGTACAGCGAGGAGTATTGTTGCGCCACCGTCGTGAGCGGGCAGCTCGTCAAGAAGAACCCGGGGGCGGCGGCTGCGGTCACGCGGGCGATGCTGAAGGCGTCGAAGTGGGTCGAGGCGAACCCGAAGGCGTCGGCCGAGATGGCGGTCGAGAAGAAGTACATCGCGGCCTCGGCCGAGATCAACGCCCAGGCGCTGTCGCACCTGCGGTACATCCCGGGCGTGGCGAAGTGTCAGCGGAGCATCGAGTCCGCGGCGGCCGAGATGAAGAAGGCCAAACTGCTCAACGAGGCCACCGACCCGGTCGCCCTTTCCAAGCGGGCCTGGGTCGACCTGGAGGGGGTGACGGACGAACGGGTACTTGCCATGAAGGTAGAGCGGATCGAGGGCGGCGGGCGGCCCGCGCTGCTCGCCCCGCGCGAGTTCGCGGCCCTCTTCGACATGCGCAAGCTCTGCTGCGGCTGTTGCTGCCTGGGCGAGTGA
- a CDS encoding ABC transporter permease, protein MSTASNTMTPPARAAEPTVVRPAGSPWRVAVAVLSPAAAAVAALAVHQFVPNEQLPPLTWVEALPAWQHPYPVILAGILIYSLALATAQVMWPFPRAWARHSLPLVAAGTLVLCGWELITAKWNWLAQPFFPGPDEVFGGILDDRKILALSAWHSLVLLAAGYLTGVTAGLVTGILVGWYPRVRYWVMPVLKILGPTPATALIPLVMTIWKESFLGSASLIAFAVWFPVTMLTSSGISNVRQSYLDVARTLGASRFYLIFRVAVPAALPTIFVGLFIGLGTSFLTLIAAEALGVEAGLGWYLKWQQGYMDYGKVYGALVVTAVFFSTIMTLLFKLRDRVLRWQEGVIKW, encoded by the coding sequence ATGTCCACGGCATCGAACACCATGACCCCGCCCGCCCGGGCCGCGGAACCGACCGTCGTCCGGCCCGCCGGCTCGCCCTGGCGGGTGGCGGTGGCCGTCCTGTCCCCGGCGGCCGCGGCGGTGGCGGCCCTGGCCGTCCACCAGTTCGTCCCAAACGAGCAGCTTCCGCCGCTGACCTGGGTGGAAGCCCTCCCCGCCTGGCAACACCCTTACCCGGTGATCCTGGCCGGGATTTTGATTTACTCCCTGGCCCTCGCGACCGCTCAGGTGATGTGGCCATTCCCCCGGGCGTGGGCCCGCCACTCGTTACCCCTGGTCGCCGCGGGCACGCTGGTGTTGTGCGGCTGGGAGTTGATTACGGCGAAATGGAACTGGCTGGCCCAGCCGTTCTTCCCGGGGCCGGACGAGGTGTTCGGCGGCATCCTGGACGACCGGAAGATCCTCGCCCTCAGCGCGTGGCACTCGCTCGTCCTGCTCGCCGCCGGGTATCTGACTGGCGTGACCGCGGGGCTGGTCACCGGGATTCTCGTCGGCTGGTATCCGCGCGTTCGGTACTGGGTGATGCCGGTCCTCAAGATCCTCGGGCCGACGCCCGCGACGGCGCTCATCCCGCTGGTCATGACGATCTGGAAGGAATCGTTCCTGGGCTCGGCTTCCCTCATCGCGTTTGCCGTCTGGTTTCCGGTGACGATGCTGACCTCGTCTGGCATCTCGAACGTCCGTCAGTCGTACTTGGACGTCGCCCGAACGCTCGGGGCCAGCCGCTTCTACCTGATTTTCCGCGTCGCTGTACCAGCGGCCCTGCCGACGATCTTCGTCGGCCTGTTCATCGGGCTGGGCACGTCGTTCTTGACGCTGATTGCCGCGGAAGCGCTCGGCGTCGAGGCCGGTCTCGGCTGGTATTTGAAGTGGCAACAGGGGTACATGGACTACGGCAAGGTGTACGGCGCGCTGGTCGTCACCGCCGTGTTCTTCTCGACGATCATGACCCTGTTGTTCAAGCTCCGGGACCGCGTCCTGCGGTGGCAGGAAGGAGTGATCAAATGGTGA
- a CDS encoding ABC transporter ATP-binding protein codes for MVTHAAEGATLQLRDVGKVFKAPDQSLVLALDRVALTVEAGELVSLVGPSGCGKSTLLRLIAGLDRPTSGTLFVGDEAIAGPSAERGVVFQDPSLFPWLTVRRNVEAGLVARGVLRQRRHEVSEYLQLVGLEAFADVYPHQLSGGMAQRAALARALINHPRILLLDEPLGALDQFTRMKMQDEILRVWEARRTTMVLVTHDIDEAIYLSDRIVIVSPRPGRVERVIDVPLKRPRRRTEARFLELRAQILELLHFTGAADESDGESTTRGEGRASGY; via the coding sequence ATGGTGACGCACGCGGCCGAAGGGGCGACGCTGCAACTCCGCGACGTGGGCAAGGTGTTCAAGGCGCCCGACCAGTCCCTTGTTCTCGCCCTCGATCGGGTCGCGCTGACCGTCGAAGCCGGCGAACTGGTATCGCTCGTCGGGCCGAGCGGGTGCGGGAAGTCGACGCTGTTGCGGCTCATCGCCGGGCTCGACCGGCCGACGAGCGGGACGCTTTTCGTCGGCGACGAGGCGATTGCCGGGCCGAGCGCCGAGCGGGGCGTGGTGTTTCAAGACCCGAGTCTCTTCCCGTGGCTGACGGTCCGACGGAACGTTGAGGCAGGGCTGGTGGCCCGCGGCGTCCTCCGCCAGCGCCGCCACGAAGTGTCCGAATACCTCCAACTCGTCGGCCTGGAAGCGTTCGCCGACGTCTACCCGCACCAACTGTCCGGCGGCATGGCCCAGCGGGCGGCACTGGCCCGGGCGCTCATCAACCACCCCCGCATCCTCTTACTGGACGAACCGCTCGGCGCCCTCGACCAGTTCACACGAATGAAGATGCAGGACGAGATTCTGCGGGTGTGGGAAGCCCGGCGGACGACGATGGTGCTGGTCACGCACGACATCGACGAAGCCATTTACCTGAGCGACCGGATTGTGATCGTGTCCCCACGACCGGGCCGGGTCGAGCGCGTGATCGACGTACCCCTCAAGCGACCGCGCCGGCGGACCGAGGCCCGGTTCCTCGAACTCCGGGCGCAGATCCTGGAACTGCTCCACTTCACCGGCGCGGCCGACGAAAGCGACGGCGAGAGTACGACGCGTGGGGAGGGACGAGCCAGCGGGTATTAA
- a CDS encoding lysophospholipid acyltransferase family protein: MTTRSSTPASPPEISNNSRQPVRLPTRYEWLFNGFRRYVLRFVRKNFHAVRLSKAGAPIPTGDAPILIVLNHPGWWDPMICTVLSQCFPGREQFAAINAVAVKKYPFFTKMGFFGVDTQTLRGAAEFLRTATMILSAPRRVAWVTAQGRFSDVRVRPLELRSGVGHLAARLESGLVLPIALEYAFWNERTPEALVRVGPAIDVTEAPGRSAKDWTARIEAALTETLDALNAETMTRDPERFATLLDGKTGIGGPYDALRRVVAWARGRRFEAAHETPAAGAKS; this comes from the coding sequence ATGACCACTCGCTCGTCTACCCCCGCGTCGCCGCCCGAGATTTCCAATAACTCCCGCCAACCGGTCCGGCTGCCGACGCGGTATGAATGGCTGTTTAACGGCTTCCGCCGGTACGTCCTCCGGTTCGTACGGAAGAATTTCCATGCCGTCCGCCTGTCGAAAGCCGGCGCGCCGATCCCGACCGGAGACGCGCCGATCCTGATCGTCCTGAACCATCCGGGTTGGTGGGATCCGATGATTTGCACGGTGCTGAGCCAGTGCTTTCCCGGCCGCGAGCAGTTCGCCGCCATCAACGCCGTGGCGGTGAAGAAATACCCGTTCTTCACCAAGATGGGCTTCTTCGGCGTGGACACGCAGACCCTCCGCGGCGCGGCCGAATTCCTGCGGACGGCCACGATGATCCTGTCCGCGCCGCGGCGGGTCGCGTGGGTCACCGCGCAGGGCCGGTTCAGCGACGTCCGCGTGCGGCCGCTGGAACTCCGCTCGGGCGTCGGCCACCTCGCCGCGCGACTGGAATCAGGGCTCGTCCTCCCGATCGCACTGGAGTACGCGTTCTGGAACGAGCGCACGCCGGAAGCCCTCGTCCGGGTCGGTCCCGCGATCGACGTGACCGAAGCGCCCGGCCGGTCGGCGAAAGACTGGACCGCCCGCATCGAAGCTGCGCTGACCGAAACGCTCGACGCCCTGAACGCCGAGACGATGACGCGCGACCCGGAGCGGTTCGCCACCCTCCTCGACGGCAAGACCGGCATCGGCGGCCCCTACGACGCCCTGCGGCGGGTGGTCGCCTGGGCCCGCGGTCGCCGCTTCGAGGCGGCCCACGAGACGCCGGCCGCGGGAGCGAAGTCGTGA
- a CDS encoding glycosyltransferase family 2 protein yields MTALDILPPVAAAAAALPCLLYLRNAALFRPPVAASATIEDRPKISVLIPARNEEQAIGAAVEAVLASEGVHLEVIVLDDHSTDGTAAVVAELAKKDSRVRLEHAPVLPPGWCGKQFACATLAGHARYPILTFLDADVRLTPHALVRMAGFLASSGAGLVSGFPRQETGTLLEKLVIPLINWLLLCYLPLAQMRASRQVGLGAGCGQWFMTTCDAYEAIGGHEKVKASLHDGVKLPRAYRAAGYATDICDVTDLAVCRMYRSAGQVWFGLAKNAREGLAAPLLIWVWTGLLFCGHVLPFILFAFAGEMEMWQVAVTAAAIVLSYAPRLAVAERFRASWVGALLHPLGVTLLLAIQWYATVRAWVGKPVGWKGRAYPG; encoded by the coding sequence GTGACCGCGCTCGACATCCTCCCGCCGGTCGCGGCAGCGGCCGCTGCGTTGCCGTGCCTGCTTTACCTGCGAAACGCGGCCCTCTTCAGGCCGCCCGTCGCAGCGTCGGCCACTATAGAAGACCGGCCGAAGATTTCCGTGCTGATTCCCGCGCGAAACGAGGAGCAGGCGATCGGCGCGGCTGTCGAGGCGGTCCTCGCGAGTGAAGGTGTCCACCTCGAAGTGATCGTGCTGGATGACCACTCGACGGACGGCACGGCGGCCGTCGTGGCTGAGTTGGCGAAGAAGGACTCGCGGGTTCGTCTCGAACACGCCCCGGTTTTGCCGCCCGGGTGGTGTGGTAAGCAGTTCGCCTGTGCCACGCTTGCCGGCCACGCCCGCTACCCGATTCTCACGTTCCTCGACGCGGACGTCCGGCTGACTCCGCACGCCCTGGTCAGGATGGCCGGCTTCCTCGCGTCGTCTGGGGCCGGACTCGTGAGCGGGTTCCCGCGGCAGGAGACGGGCACGCTGCTGGAAAAGCTGGTCATCCCACTCATCAACTGGCTGCTGCTCTGTTACCTACCCCTCGCCCAAATGCGGGCGAGCCGACAGGTCGGTCTGGGGGCGGGGTGCGGCCAGTGGTTCATGACGACGTGCGACGCCTACGAAGCCATCGGCGGTCACGAAAAGGTGAAAGCGTCCCTGCACGACGGCGTGAAGTTACCCCGCGCCTACCGCGCGGCCGGGTACGCCACCGACATCTGCGACGTGACCGACCTGGCCGTGTGTCGGATGTACCGATCGGCCGGGCAAGTCTGGTTCGGCCTGGCAAAGAACGCTCGCGAGGGGTTGGCCGCACCGTTACTGATCTGGGTCTGGACCGGGCTGTTATTCTGTGGGCACGTGCTGCCGTTCATCCTGTTCGCGTTTGCAGGGGAAATGGAAATGTGGCAGGTCGCAGTGACCGCCGCCGCCATCGTACTGTCCTACGCGCCCCGCCTCGCGGTTGCCGAGCGGTTCCGGGCGTCGTGGGTCGGCGCCTTACTTCATCCCTTGGGCGTCACGCTGCTTCTGGCCATCCAGTGGTACGCGACGGTCCGTGCTTGGGTGGGCAAGCCGGTGGGATGGAAGGGGCGGGCTTATCCGGGGTAG